A region from the Fusarium graminearum PH-1 chromosome 4, whole genome shotgun sequence genome encodes:
- a CDS encoding peptide methionine sulfoxide reductase msrB produces MRFSPFLSNIIFTFSNITRVRPPLTSHLAYRPNLPLRSMSGIPILGALFGTSSSNNSKMSYPDQRSNDEWRAVLNKEQFRILREKGTEAPGSGTFDKHYPDEGVYTCAGCEAPLYKATHKFKSGCGWPAYFDSIPGAVVRHEDRTFGMARTEIVCSNCGGHLGHVFKGEGYDTPTDERHCVNSVSLNFSPNDKIVKDKPESKA; encoded by the exons ATGCGCTTCTCTCCATTCTtatcaaacatcatcttcactttcTCAAACATTACCCGTGTGAGACCTCCACTGACTTCACACTTGGCCTATCGACCTaatcttcctcttcgatcTATGTCTGGAATTCCCATCCTAGGCGCTTTGTTCGGCACTTCATCTAGCAACAACTCCAAAATGTCTTATCCTGACCAGCGTTCAAACGACGAGTGGCGAGCTGTCCTCAACAAGG AGCAATTCCGTATTCTCCGTGAGAAGGGTACCGAGGCTCCCGGTTCAGGAACGTTCGACAAGCACTACCCAGACGAAGGTGTCTACACTTGCGCAGGTTGTGAGGCGCCTCTCTACAAGGCTACCCACAAGTTCAAGTCTGGCTGCGGCTGGCCGGCTTACTTTGACAGCATCCCCGGCGCGGTTGTTCGTCATGAGGATCGCACCTTTGGTATGGCCCGAACAGAAATTGTGTGCTCCAACTGCGGCGGTCATCTAGGACATGTGTTCAAGGGTGAGGGCTATGACACGCCTACCGACGAACGTCATTGTGTGAACAGCGTCAGTCTTAACTTCTCCCCCAATgacaagattgtcaaggATAAGCCTGAAAGCAAGGCTTGA
- a CDS encoding branched-chain-amino-acid aminotransferase: protein MMRPMLARSALRSARLSSFRPLCQAQRFSIKAEAASSAQHMGLDASKLTIQKTGNHKTLSKPETLVFGKEFTDHMLAIEWNQDKGWLEPKITPYQNLSLDPATCVFHYAFECFEGMKAYKDKNGKVRLFRPDMNMARLNKSAARIALPTFEPAEFAQLISKLVNLDSRFIPDQRGYSLYLRPTMIGTQKTLGVGPPGSALLYCIASPVGPYYPTGFKAVSLEATDYAVRAWPGGVGDKKLGANYAPCILPQLQAASRGFQQNLWLFGEEEFVTEVGTMNMFVALKNKETGQKELITAPLDGTILEGVTRDSVLALARERLIPQGWKITERKYTMKELAEAADEGRLLEAFGTGTAAIVSPVRSISWKGKLVDCGLSEVEESGEIALQMKNWIEAIQYGDEEHEWSYTI, encoded by the exons ATGATGAGACCTATGCTTGCTCGCTCCGCTCTACGGAGTGCTCGCTTGTCGAGCTTCAGACCGTTGTGCCAGGCGCAACGCTTCagcatcaaggctgaggccgCCTCGTCCGCACAGCACATGGGCCTAGATGCTTCAAAACTCACCATTCAGAAGACAGGGAACCACAAGACTCTCAGCAAGCCCGAGACCTTGGTGTTTGGAAAGGAGTTCACAG ACCACATGCTTGCGATCGAATGGAATCAGGACAAAGGATGGCTGGAGCCCAAGATCACACCCTACCAGAACCTCTCTCTCGACCCTGCGACATGTGTCTTCCATTACGCCTTTGAGTGCTTCGAGGGCATGAAGGCctacaaggacaagaacggCAAAGTGCGACTCTTCCGACCCGACATGAACATGGCTCGACTCAACAAATCGGCTGCTCGTATCGCACTTCCTACTTTCGAGCCAGCCGAGTTCGCCCAgctcatctccaagctcgtcaaccttgactCTCGCTTCATTCCCGACCAGCGCGGATACTCACTCTACCTCCGCCCTACCATGATTGGAACCCAAAAGACACTCGGCGTTGGCCCTCCTGGATCTGCTCTTCTTTACTGCATTGCCTCGCCCGTTGGTCCTTACTACCCTACCGGCTTCAAGGCTGTTTCTCTCGAGGCCACTGACTATGCTGTCCGTGCTTGGCccggtggtgttggtgacaagaagctGGGCGCCAACTATGCGCCCTGTATCCTCCCTCAGCTCCAGGCCGCCAGCCGTGGTTTCCAACAGAATCTCTGGCTGTTTGGCGAGGAAGAGTTTGTTACTGAGGTCGGCACCATGAACATGTTTGTCgctctcaagaacaaggaaactGGCCAGAAGGAGCTCATCACCGCTCCCCTCGATGGCACTATTCTTGAGGGTGTCACTCGTGACTCTGTCCTGGCTCTTGCTCGCGAGCGCCTTATTCCTCAGGGCTGGAAGATCACCGAGCGCAAGTATACCATGAAGGAgcttgctgaggctgcgGATGAGGGCCGTCTGCTCGAGGCCTTTGGTACCGGAACAGCTGCCATTGTCAGCCCTGTCCGATCCATCTCATGGAAGGGAAAGCTCGTTGACTGCGGTCTATCTGAGGTCGAAGAGTCTGGTGAGATTGCTCTCCAGATGAAGAATTGGATCGAAGCCATCCAGTatggtgatgaggagcaCGAGTGGAGCTACACTATCTAA
- a CDS encoding 3-ketoacyl-CoA thiolase has translation MGVTDRIIQIGGQISGNPTAGGREKILQKNPDDIVVTAACRSAFTKGGRGGFKDTHAADLMAGVLKAILDRSKINPALVEDLCVGTVLAPGGGATEMRAASLVAGFPESIAVRTLNRQCSSGLQATVDVANQIKTGMIDIGIGAGVESMSINYGPGAVGEFSEEFEKVPEAANCKVPMGVLSEQMAKDLGITRQAQDTFAASSYQKALKAQKEGLFDEEIAPLKVKFEDKEGNTKEITVSKDDGVREGITVESLGKIRPAFAKDGSIHAGNASQISDGAAAVLLMKRSTAEKLGQKIIGKYVCASIVGVKPLLMGQGPWKAIPKALDLAGISKDDVDIWEINEAFASQCLWCANELGIPQEKINPKGGAIAFGHPLGCTGARQVSTLLYELKRTGQKVGATSMCVGTGMGMAAIWVAE, from the exons ATGGGCG TCACCGACCGCATTATTCAGATTGGAGGCCAGATCTCTGGCAACCCGACCGCTGGCGGTCGCGAGAAGATCCTCCAGAAGAACCCTGATGAT ATCGTTGTCACCGCCGCCTGCCGAAGCGCATTCACCAAGGGTGGCCGTGGTGGTTTCAAGGACACCCACGCTGCTGACTTGATGGCCGGAGTCCTCAAGGCTATCCTCGACCGTTCAAAGATCAACCCCGCGCTCGTCGAGGACCTATGTGTCGGCACTGTGCTTGCCCCCGGTGGTGGTGCGACTGAGATGCGAGCTGCCAGCTTGGTCGCCGGCTTCCCCGAGTCCATCGCCGTCCGAACCCTCAACCGACAGTGCTCTTCTGGTCTCCAGGCCACCGTCGATGTCGCCAACCAGATCAAGACTGGCATGATCGATATCGGtattggtgctggtgttgagagcATGTCCATCAACTACGGTCCCGGTGCTGTCGGTGAGTTCTCTGAGGAGTTCGAAAAGGTCCCCGAGGCTGCCAACTGCAAGGTCCCTATGGGTGTTCTGTCTGAGCAGATGGCCAAGGATCTTGGTATCACCCGACAGGCGCAAGACACTTTCGCCGCCTCATCATACCAGAAGGCCCTCAAGGCCCAAAAAGAGGGTCTCTTtgacgaggagattgctcccctcaaggtcaagttcgaggacaaggagggtaACACCAAGGAAATCACCGTCTCCAAGGATGACGGTGTCCGAGAGGGCATCACCGTCGAGTCCCTCGGCAAGATCCGCcctgcctttgccaaggatggATCCATCCACGCTGGTAACGCCAGTCAGATCTCTGATGGTGCCGCTGCTGTTCTTCTCATGAAGCGATCTACCGCTGAGAAGCTCGGACAAAAGATCATCGGCAAGTACGTCTGCGCTTCAATTGTCGGTGTCAAGCCCCTCCTTATGGGTCAGGGTCCCTGGAAGGCTATCCCCAAGGCTCTCGACCTCGCTGGTatctccaaggatgatgtcgacatctgGGAGATCAACGAGGCTTTTGCCAGCCAGTGCTTGTGGTGCGCCAATGAGCTGGGTATTCCtcaagagaagatcaacccCAAGGGAGGTGCCATTGCCTTTGGTCACCCTCTGGGTTGCACCGGTGCCCGACAAGTCTCTACCCTACTATATGAGCTGAAGAGAACTGGCCAGAAGGTCGGCGCGACATCTATGTGTGTAGGAACTGGTATGGGTATGGCTGCCATCTGGGTGGCCGAGTAA